The Homo sapiens chromosome 21, GRCh38.p14 Primary Assembly DNA window TGCAGAGATCTATGATCCCATAGGGCTTGTTTTTAAAGGATTCTTGCCTACTGATCAGCCCACAGGCAAAACAACACACCAAGTGTACAGAGGTTTAAATTCTGTTCCAAGGATCCCTATTTAGTGATAACCTCAACAAGGTCTGTTCTCCGGCCGTTTTCACTGTTGCCAAGTCAAGAGTTGCCCCACACCACCTCTGAAGACTATACTTAAGAGGGCAGAATGACAACAGAATGTATATGAAAGCAAATCTGGAAAATACATACCATACTAGATTTAGTTGTAGCTTCTTTTTTTGGGACAAGtttcacttgtcacccaggctggaatgcaatggcgtgaactcagcttacagcaacctctaccacctgggttcaagcaattcttctgcctcagcctcctgagtagctgggattacaggtgcccaccaccaaacccagctaactgttttatttttagtagagatgcggtttcaccatcttggtctcaaacacctgacctcaggtgacctacccacctcggcctccctaagtgctggcattacaggtgtgagccaccacacctggcctatctgTACTTTTTTTAACCTCATACGAAGAGTTAAGAATTACGTATTTGCTTTGATTCAAAGGATATTGGATTGTTTTTCCCTTAAACCAATATAGTCAAGCAACTTCAAAGGACATAGATACTCAAGCAGTTATGTCTCAGGTATCAACCAACAATGAACCACATAATGGTcccatattatatactgtacctTCTCtttagatacacaagtacttACCATTCTATTACAACTCCCTATAGTATTTACAtaataacatgctgtacaggtctattgcctaggagcaataggttaaACCATACAGCTTACATAGGTAATAGGCTATGCCACTGAGGTTTGTGTAAGCACTCTCTATGATGTTCACGCAAGAAAACTGCCTAACAATGTGTTTCTTAGACTGTATCCAGTCAGTGGTGACCCATGACTGtattaaacaaaaattcaaacatttcacttaaaaaaaacaactttggaaGATcaaatatggaatttttttttttgagacagggtctcactctgttgcccaggctggagtgcagtagtgcgatctgggtgcgctgcaacctccacctcccaggttcaagcgattctcctggctcagcctcccgagtagctgggattacaggcacctgccaccacacctggctaatttttttttgcatttttagtagggacagggtttcaccatgttggccaggctcaaaTGTGGAAattctgtaaataaaatttaaaccagAATTTAATCCATgtgcttcaaaatattttcataactgAGATTTTATTGGTTGAGGATCAGTACAGACATTTCAATTTGTACACAAATCTTAACATACGTAACGAAATTCTAAAAAGCCATGtattgtaattcttttttaaagttattccaGTGACTTTCCAgcttaaaatttggaagcaaattTTCCTTAAGAGGCTATCAAGTACCAGTATCTTCACGTTGGTCAGCTGTTACATACGGCCCACCAGTTCACAACTCAACAGCACGTACACTACATGTTCAAATCTGTAATCTTTCACAGCACAGTAACAAAGTTATTAGGAAAACAGGACTACCACAAAGATGTTACAGAGTGCACACAATTCTGGCAGAGAGAGCCATGATCAAAGAGTGGTTTTCTTTAGGAAACAATTCTACTAAAAAACAACATGGTAAtagaagtaatttaaaatgttcaagacATTAAATGCAGGACTGACTCCATATTGCCATTTAATATGCTTTGTATTATAGGATATAAAAACTAACCCCCCATCTGTGGAATGTTAAGCTGACACCCGAGACAGTCAGAGCCTCCCATAATTCAATATCCCACACTATTTTCTGGTtgtaccaaaaaataaacaaccagcAAATGAtttcacctcttaaaaaaaagcatttacacttaaaaaatgggATGAGGTGGGATTCCCtccttcttaaaaatgtttctagagCTACTAAAAAACTTGCATTTACAAAATAGTTGATAAAAATATTCCTCTGGATTGTACAAGAAGGGAGACAGGGACCACTGATAAGACATGGTATATGGTTATTAATCAGActtggcttctttctctcctgcttcatCAGAGGCTGGACtctgcaaaagaaaggaaattgagaTCTTTAGCATTTAACACGTTGTCGTTTTATTTATATGCAACTATCAGGTCTTTAAAAAAGTCAATAACCTTTGTTATTTGTAAAGTCACCTACCTACTCTTGTTAAAAAACTTTTGTTAACCACCCCCTCACCCCAAATCAATACTTGCAGCCCTTCCATGGTCATGTGCATGCATCTACAGAGCAGGAAAAAATGTTGAGTTGCATCACATGTACACTCCAAGCTGAGGTCACTCtgtcttcttgtttcagctctaaTGCCGTAAACAACTGTTTTTCCGGTCTACTTAGTGCCACATATTTTACACCTTTGTGCTTTTTACTGatgattttgttgtttaaaatggcccccacGCATCTTGTTCAAGTGCTATCTAATGTTGCTCAATTCAAGGCTGTGATGTGCCACACAGAGAACGTATGTGTTGGAGGGCTTTGTTCAGGTACAAATTACAGTGCTACTGGGTAGTGAGTTCGATGTGAATTTAACATACATTAAGGCATGTCTAAACAGAAATACACATGTAACAAAGTCACGTATTttcagttgatgaaaatgttgtgatCAGAGGTTTGTAGGAACCCAATCCTGTACTTCCCCTATGTGAAAACGGTTTCATACTTGTGGCAGCCTTATATTAATAGAACACAGCTATAAACAAGGGAAACCAACTGTAATTTGATAACATGTACTAGAAGGTCAAGTTCTTCCTTTAAAATCAAAACTAGATTAGCAATGTGATCTTATTATCACACAGTATTTGATGTATGGTTAGAATTAAGTAGtacaggccaggagcggtggctcacacctgtaataccagcactttgtgaggccaaggcggacagatcacctgaggtcaggagtttgaaaccagcctggctaacacggcgaaaccccgtttctactaaaaatacaaaaaattagttgggtgtggggatgcacgcctgtaatcccagccgctcaggaggctgaggcaggataatcgcttgaacccgggaggtggaggatgcagtgagccaagatcccaccactgcactccagcttgggcaacaagagcgaaattccgtctcaaaaaaaaaaaaaaaaaaaggaattaagaagTACAAGAAgtacaagttaaaaaaataaactgtgatTATAAATTTCTTAACTTAGGAATAAGTAGTTTATAACTTAAGAATTTgataaatatcaaatataaacATCAAATACTTAAGtgatatcaaaatttaaaaatcaatatactaAATTACTTATCTTTTCTAGCTTAGCTAAtataacaaacataaaataaaggtCTGGCTTAACTGAATCTTGCAGTtcagttattttttaagaaacagcttCCAGGCTAGAGGAGTGCAGTAGTGCTCACAACAAATCAATCAAAACCTGTTACAGacttctttgttccttctctactcccactgcttcattaataaaaaaaaaaagacatcttttcctcacagcttaaaacaataaagattcagcctggctaacagacACTGTCTCTAAGAATAAAGATTAATGACACTAGTCTTTTTATTTACTTGATCTATGTTATTATTTAGacctttaagaaaaatacaaacaaaaacattttcattagaaatgaaagtgggaaaaaaatgccAGGAAAAATGCAAGTAAGgggaataaattttcaaaaatatatttaaaagcaacatccagaatataaaaacaaaacaaagattgaATTATATCTGAAATTGAGCATATTAAAATTTCTTGCTCTTAAATAAGCCATTTACATATTTACTTTCCAATAACATAAATCATAGAAAACCATTTGTCCAATCACTTTGGGATACCGTACAAAACTTTGTTCAATATTATAATGAATACTGTTATCTGCTacaaaaaatgtacaatttagtATCTACTGTTCAGAGTCAAagcaatcacacacacacacacacacacacacacacttctgacCTCCTCAGTCTTCGTTTCCCCGTTTTCCGCAGGTAAGTCTTCTTTAGTTTCTTGGTTAGCCACTTCGGCCTGTTTTCCCTTTGCTccccttttcccttttgtttgcACTTTTTTGTCTGAAGATTTATCCTATGatagaataagaatatattttaagtacatGCTTTACTccttatttacattttgttttactttttccccTTCATGTCAGACAAGTAATGTGCCCAGTGGTGCTGACTTCATAGTAAGGTTTGAGAGAGGGACATCTCACACATGAGCGTGAAACCCCAATCTTCAAGCTTATGAAAGGATCTCATTTTGTATAGACTGTATCCATAACAGCTGTCATATTAATGTCTATCACACATCAGTTGATACACCTATTACATGAGACAACTTAAGGTCCCCCCCAGTAATCAGGAAAACAATGTATGCTAAGGAGATTTTAATAGTACTTGCATGTCAAGCCTCATTAGACATATGACAAATCCTAAAGCCCGAGCTATATTTCACCACTGTCGCCATCATCCACTATTccctacagttccacatgacaGGACAATGTCATGAAGTTGAATACCGGAGGAGTCTCGTCGACCGTATTCCCACCCATCCCCAAATTTGTTGTGAACTTCAACAATACTGTCCTCACAAGACCTTAACCCTCACATTAAGACCAATCACCTGAAAAAAAGCACCATGCCGTACGGTCAGGTTGACTATCCTGCTACAGTTAATCCCTTCATATCATATAATGAGGAACTAAAAGGATCAGTTTTGAATTTATCACTTTCATTTAGGTGTTTGAAGAATCTGAAAAGCACAGGTATTAATATGACCATACTAACTTGATACATTAAGTTCAAAATTTAAGCCATgttaaagaaacataaaaatacttttagataCCATCCATCAATACTGAGAAGAAAGCTTAACATTTATTCCTTGTTAGTAAGTATACAGCAGCAGCTAAATTAGTTTAGCCCCCAGCGGGTGGTATAAAAGACCCATACGGATACTGACCAATTACTTGAATTAAAGGGCCATAAAGACAAGCAAGTAGAGCTCACAACTTCAATGCTAACACGGGCGGAAAAATCACTGCAGGGTGTTCTGTACTAATAGTAGGATTCCACAGACAGCATAATGACTTTTAATACTTCAACATCCTTTGAGTaacaaatgataaatgtattTGAGACAAAACTGCTACTACACACATTGCTATCACAAAGTTTCACAATCACTTCTGTATTTAAGAACTACTCTTTTGTAGTCTGTTTCTAAAGATTTCTCATTAATTTCATAATCATTccaatacaaaaaatacaaaactgggaAACAGTTAAAATAGAATACATAATATCTTGGACTTGAAATAATACCACGTGTAACCATTATCAGCTGAAaagctagattaaaaaaaaatcaatcaagttTCCCAAAGTATAATGTTTGGACCTTCAAAATATTTAGTTCTAGGGAAAGATACAAGTCAGAAGCACACACAGTGACAAGATATGCCTTGAAAACATGTCTACTGTGTAGTATGATAATCGATACACCAAGTGCTTACGTTCTGTTTAGACTTCAAAGTCTGATCAACCATGAAGTCAAAGGTGTATTACAGAAACGAGatgtaaaaatgaacaaatcccTTCTGCCCTTTTTCCTTTTGGGAAAACTGACCTCATAGGCTCGTTCCTCAACAAACACTGACATGAAGACTTACCTGTTGGCCTCTCAATTACATCTGATGTCCCAAACCCACTGAGAGTAAAACTTGGaactgttttcattaaaaaattcacTTTACAGTAGATCTCAAGATGGacaaagataaataaggaaagaaacaagaaaaatgtaaagaggGAAACAGGCAGATATTTCAGCCAATtagtttaaaacacacacacacacacacacacaataaaaaaagataggTAATAATATACTGCTCACGCCAACATTTTTAACAaggtcagctaattttttaggcCTTCAAGTTTCCGTGCTGTTCTAACTGTATACAGAGAATTACCACATGGTCTTCTGGTAATGAGAaatttaaagttgaaaaatacTATTCTCATACCTTCCgtgaagctttatttttaaaaggatcacaAAAACAGAACTTTCTGTTAAAGAAAACATAGTTAACATTTTTACACTCAGctctgtaaaaaatttaaattaaaaaagaaaaaacatctttgTTTTATACCTTTATTTAACAAGGACAAATTTAGTAATTATCCAACAACTCCTCAATGTCAAGGAAATTAATCTTGCCTCTTCTGATGACTGCAGTGCTAAACTTCTACCTACACTTTTAGGAAAGAGGTGAAGGcattaacaaaaattttttttgagacttcaAATAGCAAACTCTCACCTAAGTTTTGGATAAAAATTAATCACCCCGCGAAGAACATGTAGAGCTTTACAGGTTTCAATGCTATATCCAAACACAAAGCTTATACTTGTTTTACACATGTTCTGCTTTTCCACCCTGCAAGTTATCAAACACACGTACACCCAAAGCCAACTTCATTCTACAGACCTGCAATTCGAATCATGCAATCACGAATTTGTTAGGGAGCAGCCAAAATCACGGTTTTGT harbors:
- the HMGN1 gene encoding non-histone chromosomal protein HMG-14 isoform X1, translated to MVLFFRINLQTKKCKQKGKGEQRENRPKWLTKKLKKTYLRKTGKRRLRRVQPLMKQERKKPSLINNHIPCLISGPCLPSCTIQRNIFINYFVNASFLVALETFLRRRESHLIPFFKCKCFFLRGEIICWLFIFWYNQKIVWDIELWEALTVSGVSLTFHRWGVSFYIL
- the HMGN1 gene encoding non-histone chromosomal protein HMG-14 translates to MPKRKVSSAEGAAKEEPKRRSARLSAKPPAKVEAKPKKAAAKDKSSDKKVQTKGKRGAKGKQAEVANQETKEDLPAENGETKTEESPASDEAGEKEAKSD